The Micromonospora sediminicola genome contains a region encoding:
- a CDS encoding metal-dependent transcriptional regulator → MKHDLVDTTEMYLRTILELEEEGVPPLRARIAERLRQSGPTVSQTVARMERDGLLTVEGDRHLALTPLGRNTAVSVMRKHRLAELLLVNVIGMPYEEAHEEACRWEHVMSDAVEKRVYDLLNRPTRSPYGNPIPGLEELGDPGQPAVETVEGERNLAFPGLSGPVVVRRICESVQTDADVLRQLHAAGVDPGATVTVAQERDGVSIDRSGDRVRLPREVASRVFVAAR, encoded by the coding sequence GTGAAGCACGACCTGGTTGACACGACCGAGATGTACCTGCGCACCATCCTCGAACTGGAGGAGGAGGGTGTGCCGCCGCTGCGTGCCCGCATCGCCGAGCGGTTGAGGCAGAGCGGACCGACCGTCAGCCAGACCGTCGCCCGGATGGAGCGCGACGGTCTGCTCACCGTCGAGGGCGACCGGCACCTGGCCCTCACCCCGCTGGGCCGCAACACCGCCGTGTCCGTGATGCGCAAGCACCGGCTGGCCGAGCTGCTGCTGGTCAACGTGATCGGGATGCCCTACGAGGAGGCCCACGAGGAGGCCTGCCGGTGGGAGCACGTGATGAGCGACGCGGTGGAGAAGCGGGTCTACGACCTGCTCAACCGGCCGACCCGCTCGCCCTACGGCAACCCGATCCCGGGCCTGGAGGAGCTGGGCGACCCGGGCCAGCCGGCGGTCGAGACGGTCGAGGGCGAGCGGAACCTGGCGTTCCCGGGCCTGTCCGGCCCGGTCGTGGTGCGGCGGATCTGCGAGAGCGTGCAGACCGACGCCGACGTGCTGCGGCAGCTGCACGCCGCGGGTGTCGACCCGGGTGCGACCGTGACGGTGGCGCAGGAACGCGACGGCGTCTCCATCGACCGTTCCGGCGACCGGGTGCGGCTGCCCCGCGAGGTGGCCTCCCGGGTGTTCGTGGCGGCCCGCTGA
- a CDS encoding vitamin B12-dependent ribonucleotide reductase — protein sequence MGDRADEGGEGVTTSKSRNKAGAGLKIERVWTTEGVHPYDEVAWERRDVVMTNWRDGSINFEQRGVEFPESWSVNAANIVTTKYFRGAVGTPEREWSLRQLIDRVVDTYRTAGEEYGYFAGPADAEVFAHELTWMLLHQVFSFNSPVWFNVGTPSPQQVSACFILAVDDSMDSILDWYKEEGRIFQGGSGAGVNLSRIRSSKELLSSGGTASGPVSFMRGADASAGTIKSGGATRRAAKMVILDVDHPDIEEFVATKAREEDKIRALRDAGFDMDLGGADIVSVQYQNANNSVRVSDEFMTAVENGGGFDLRGRLDGQTIETIDAKKLFHTISQAAWECADPGLQYDDTINDWHTCPETGRITASNPCSEYLHLDNSSCNLASLNLMKFLRADGGFEVEKFVKSVEFVITAMDISICFADFPTEKIGETTRAYRQLGIGYANLGALLMASGLPYDSEQGREVSAAITSLMTGTAYRRSAELAGIVGAYDGYARNAEPHKRVMRKHAAANDAIKPTGTVATALQREATKQWTLGNKLGDKFGWRNSQASVLAPTGTIGLMMDCDTTGVEPDLALVKFKKLVGGGSMQIVNQTVPRALRSLGYPEEQVEAIVEHIADHGHVVDAPGLKPEHYPVFDCAMGERSIAPMGHVRMMAAVQPFISGAISKTVNMPEQATVEDVEKIYFEGWKLGLKALAIYRDNCKVGQPLSVAKPNKATADTQAPAAEVEKVVEKVVEYRPVRKRLPKKRPSQTVSFSVGGAEGYLTASSYPDDGLGEVFLKMSKQGSTLAGVMDAFSVAISIGLQYGVPLETYVSKFTNMRFEPAGMTDDPDVRMAASVMDYIFRRLALDFLPYDRRAELGIFTAKERAAQLRAEAEAEASGADLTAMAASAPVEAPEPKTGPVAQPAQELADAAAVKPAPAVGSSTELLEAVIGKAADAPLCFTCGTKMRPAGSCYVCEGCGSTSGCS from the coding sequence GTGGGTGACCGTGCCGACGAGGGGGGCGAGGGCGTGACGACCAGCAAGTCACGGAACAAGGCCGGGGCGGGGCTGAAGATCGAGCGCGTCTGGACGACCGAGGGGGTGCATCCCTACGACGAGGTCGCCTGGGAGCGCCGCGACGTCGTGATGACGAACTGGCGGGACGGCTCGATCAACTTCGAGCAGCGTGGGGTGGAGTTCCCCGAGTCCTGGTCGGTCAACGCGGCCAACATCGTGACCACCAAGTACTTCCGGGGCGCGGTGGGGACTCCGGAGCGCGAGTGGTCGCTGCGGCAGCTCATCGACCGGGTGGTCGACACCTACCGCACCGCCGGCGAGGAGTACGGCTACTTCGCCGGCCCGGCCGACGCCGAGGTGTTCGCACACGAGCTGACCTGGATGCTGCTGCACCAGGTGTTCAGCTTCAACTCGCCGGTCTGGTTCAACGTCGGCACGCCGTCGCCGCAGCAGGTCAGCGCCTGCTTCATCCTGGCCGTCGACGACTCGATGGACTCCATCCTCGACTGGTACAAGGAGGAGGGGCGGATCTTCCAGGGCGGCTCGGGCGCCGGGGTCAACCTCTCCCGGATCCGGTCCTCGAAGGAGCTGCTCTCCTCCGGCGGCACCGCCTCCGGCCCGGTCAGCTTCATGCGCGGCGCGGACGCCTCCGCCGGCACCATCAAGTCCGGTGGCGCCACCCGGCGCGCGGCCAAGATGGTCATCCTCGACGTCGACCACCCGGACATCGAGGAGTTCGTGGCGACCAAGGCGCGCGAGGAGGACAAGATCCGCGCGCTGCGCGACGCCGGCTTCGACATGGACCTGGGCGGCGCGGACATCGTCAGCGTGCAGTACCAGAACGCCAACAACTCGGTCCGCGTCTCCGACGAGTTCATGACCGCGGTGGAGAACGGCGGCGGCTTCGACCTGCGCGGCCGGCTCGACGGGCAGACCATCGAGACGATCGACGCGAAGAAGCTGTTCCACACCATCTCCCAGGCCGCCTGGGAGTGCGCCGACCCGGGTCTGCAGTACGACGACACGATCAACGACTGGCACACCTGCCCGGAGACCGGGCGGATCACCGCGTCGAACCCGTGCTCGGAATACCTGCACCTGGACAACTCCTCGTGCAACCTGGCCTCGCTGAACCTGATGAAGTTCCTCCGCGCCGACGGCGGCTTCGAGGTGGAGAAGTTCGTCAAGTCGGTCGAGTTCGTCATCACCGCGATGGACATCTCGATCTGCTTCGCCGACTTCCCGACCGAGAAGATCGGTGAGACCACCCGCGCCTACCGGCAGCTCGGCATCGGGTACGCCAACCTGGGCGCCCTGCTGATGGCCTCCGGCCTGCCCTACGACTCGGAGCAGGGGCGGGAGGTGTCCGCGGCGATCACCTCGCTGATGACCGGCACCGCCTACCGCCGTTCCGCCGAGCTGGCCGGCATCGTCGGCGCGTACGACGGCTACGCCCGCAACGCCGAGCCGCACAAGCGGGTCATGCGCAAGCACGCCGCCGCCAACGACGCGATCAAGCCGACCGGCACCGTGGCCACCGCCCTGCAGCGCGAGGCGACCAAGCAGTGGACGCTGGGCAACAAGCTCGGTGACAAGTTCGGTTGGCGCAACTCGCAGGCCAGCGTGCTCGCCCCGACCGGCACCATCGGCCTGATGATGGACTGCGACACCACCGGCGTCGAGCCGGACCTGGCGCTGGTGAAGTTCAAGAAGCTGGTCGGCGGCGGCTCGATGCAGATCGTCAACCAGACCGTCCCGCGCGCCCTGCGCAGCCTCGGCTACCCCGAGGAGCAGGTCGAGGCGATCGTCGAGCACATCGCCGACCACGGGCACGTGGTGGACGCCCCCGGTCTGAAGCCGGAGCACTACCCGGTCTTCGACTGCGCCATGGGCGAGCGTTCGATCGCGCCGATGGGCCACGTGCGGATGATGGCGGCGGTCCAGCCGTTCATCTCCGGCGCCATCTCCAAGACGGTCAACATGCCGGAGCAGGCGACCGTCGAGGACGTCGAGAAGATCTACTTCGAGGGCTGGAAGCTCGGCCTGAAGGCGCTGGCGATCTACCGGGACAACTGCAAGGTGGGACAGCCGCTGTCGGTCGCCAAGCCGAACAAGGCCACCGCCGACACGCAGGCCCCGGCCGCCGAGGTCGAGAAGGTCGTGGAGAAGGTCGTCGAGTACCGCCCGGTGCGCAAGCGGCTGCCGAAGAAGCGCCCGTCGCAGACGGTCTCCTTCTCGGTCGGCGGCGCGGAGGGCTACCTCACCGCCTCGTCCTACCCGGACGACGGCCTCGGCGAGGTCTTCCTCAAGATGTCGAAGCAGGGCTCGACCCTGGCCGGTGTGATGGACGCCTTCTCGGTGGCCATCTCCATCGGTCTCCAGTACGGCGTTCCGCTGGAGACGTACGTCAGCAAGTTCACCAACATGCGCTTCGAGCCGGCCGGCATGACCGACGACCCGGACGTGCGGATGGCCGCCTCGGTGATGGACTACATCTTCCGTCGCCTGGCGCTGGACTTCCTGCCGTACGACCGCCGTGCGGAGCTGGGCATCTTCACCGCCAAGGAGCGGGCCGCCCAGCTCCGGGCCGAGGCGGAGGCGGAGGCGAGCGGTGCGGACCTCACCGCGATGGCCGCCTCCGCCCCGGTCGAGGCGCCCGAGCCGAAGACCGGCCCGGTCGCCCAGCCGGCGCAGGAGTTGGCCGACGCCGCGGCCGTCAAGCCCGCCCCGGCGGTGGGTTCCAGCACCGAGCTGCTGGAGGCCGTGATCGGCAAGGCCGCCGACGCGCCGCTCTGCTTCACCTGCGGCACGAAGATGCGGCCGGCCGGTAGCTGCTACGTCTGCGAGGGCTGCGGCTCCACCAGCGGTTGCAGCTGA
- the nrdR gene encoding transcriptional regulator NrdR, protein MRCPYCRHADSRVVDSREADDGQLIRRRRSCPECGKRFTTVEEAVLAVVKRSGVTEPFSRTKIIGGVRKACQGRPVDDDSIALLAQKVEETVRARGAAEIPSHDVGLAILGPLRDLDEVAYLRFASVYRSFDSLADFEREIETLRSAARAREGAGAGAAEAAGAIS, encoded by the coding sequence ATGCGGTGTCCGTACTGCCGGCACGCCGACTCCCGGGTGGTCGACTCGCGGGAGGCCGACGACGGCCAGCTCATCCGGCGGCGGCGGTCCTGCCCGGAGTGCGGCAAGCGGTTCACCACCGTCGAGGAGGCGGTGCTCGCGGTGGTCAAGCGCAGCGGGGTGACCGAGCCGTTCAGCCGCACGAAGATCATCGGCGGGGTGCGCAAGGCGTGCCAGGGGCGGCCGGTCGACGACGACTCGATCGCGCTGCTGGCACAGAAGGTCGAGGAGACCGTCCGCGCCAGGGGGGCCGCCGAGATCCCCAGCCACGACGTGGGCCTTGCCATCCTCGGCCCGTTGCGTGACCTGGACGAGGTGGCCTACCTGCGGTTCGCCAGCGTCTACCGGTCCTTCGACTCGCTCGCCGACTTCGAGCGGGAGATCGAGACGCTGCGGTCCGCCGCGCGCGCCCGGGAGGGCGCCGGTGCCGGAGCGGCCGAGGCCGCCGGCGCGATCAGCTGA
- a CDS encoding DUF2332 domain-containing protein → MTTADIYLAFADREARGVSPAYERLSRAVARDAELLALLDTLPPAKRQPNLLFGVVRLGGGPVDDPAAFRAYVSAGWPEIAAQMRVRATQTNEAGRCAALLPVLAALPQPLALLEVGASAGLCLYPDRYAYRYGDRLVGDGEPVLDCVLTGVAPPARRPEVVWRAGLDVNPLDVTDPADLAWLDALIWPEHRHRRERLRAAAAVAGSDPPLLLRGDLVDDLPALAARAPADATLVVFHSSVLYQVPPARRAAFTALVGTLPGHWVANEDPAVLPHTTLPEPPAGGFHNVLALDGRPLAWTRGHGQAATWFA, encoded by the coding sequence ATGACCACGGCCGACATCTATCTGGCATTCGCCGACCGCGAGGCGCGCGGCGTGTCCCCGGCGTACGAACGCCTGTCCCGTGCGGTGGCCCGCGACGCGGAGCTGCTCGCCCTGCTCGACACGCTGCCGCCGGCCAAGCGCCAGCCGAATCTGCTGTTCGGCGTGGTACGGCTGGGCGGCGGGCCGGTGGACGACCCGGCGGCGTTCCGGGCGTACGTGTCGGCGGGCTGGCCGGAGATCGCGGCGCAGATGCGGGTCCGGGCGACGCAGACGAACGAGGCCGGCCGGTGCGCCGCGCTGCTACCGGTGCTCGCCGCACTGCCGCAGCCGTTGGCGCTGCTGGAGGTGGGCGCCTCCGCCGGCCTGTGCCTCTACCCCGACCGGTACGCCTACCGCTACGGCGACCGGCTGGTCGGCGACGGGGAGCCTGTGCTCGACTGCGTGCTCACCGGGGTCGCCCCGCCCGCGCGACGACCGGAGGTGGTGTGGCGGGCCGGGCTGGACGTGAACCCGCTCGACGTCACCGACCCGGCGGACCTGGCCTGGCTGGACGCGTTGATCTGGCCGGAGCACCGGCACCGCCGGGAGCGGCTGCGCGCCGCGGCGGCGGTCGCCGGGTCCGATCCGCCGCTGCTGCTCCGGGGCGACCTGGTCGACGACCTGCCGGCGCTGGCGGCGCGCGCCCCGGCGGACGCGACGCTCGTCGTCTTCCACAGCTCGGTGCTCTACCAGGTGCCGCCGGCGCGCCGGGCGGCCTTCACCGCGCTGGTCGGGACGCTGCCCGGGCACTGGGTCGCCAACGAGGACCCGGCCGTGCTGCCGCACACCACGCTGCCCGAGCCGCCGGCCGGCGGGTTCCACAACGTCCTCGCCCTGGACGGCCGCCCGCTCGCCTGGACCCGCGGCCACGGCCAGGCAGCCACCTGGTTCGCCTGA
- a CDS encoding asparaginase has protein sequence MTVALFTLGGTIAMAGAGAGGVVARLTGADLTAAVPGLADIPLDVRDVEAVPSAALAYRQILDLVDAAAGAVAGGATGVVVTQGTDTLEETAWLADLVWPHAAPLVFTGAMRNPTLAGPDGPANLLAAVRVAAAPAARDLGVLVAFADEIHAARFVRKTHSTSTGTFVSPNAGPLGHVVEGRVRVLTRPPRHAPLPAVDRERLAATRVALHTVTLDDDVAVLDAVAAGRDGLVVAGFGVGHVPPAFAPALGALAGRMPVVLTSRTGAGSVLRDTYGAVGSERDLRRRGLVDGGLLDPYKAKVLLRLLLATDVDPTAITEAFTRHG, from the coding sequence GTGACCGTCGCGCTGTTCACCCTCGGCGGGACCATCGCGATGGCCGGCGCCGGCGCCGGTGGAGTGGTCGCCCGGCTCACCGGCGCCGACCTCACCGCCGCCGTACCCGGGCTCGCCGACATCCCGCTCGACGTGCGCGACGTCGAGGCGGTGCCCAGCGCCGCGCTCGCGTACCGACAGATCCTCGACCTGGTGGACGCGGCGGCCGGGGCGGTCGCCGGCGGGGCGACCGGCGTGGTGGTCACCCAGGGCACCGACACGCTGGAGGAGACCGCGTGGCTGGCCGATCTGGTCTGGCCGCACGCCGCGCCGCTGGTGTTCACCGGCGCCATGCGCAACCCCACGCTGGCCGGCCCGGACGGGCCGGCGAACCTGCTCGCGGCCGTCCGGGTGGCGGCCGCACCGGCCGCGCGGGACCTCGGCGTCCTGGTCGCGTTCGCCGACGAGATCCACGCCGCGCGGTTCGTCCGCAAGACCCACAGCACGAGTACGGGCACCTTCGTCTCGCCCAACGCCGGGCCGCTCGGGCACGTGGTCGAGGGGCGGGTACGGGTGCTGACCCGGCCGCCCCGCCACGCGCCCCTGCCCGCGGTGGACCGCGAGCGGCTGGCCGCCACCCGGGTCGCGCTGCACACCGTGACGCTCGACGACGACGTGGCGGTGCTCGACGCCGTGGCCGCCGGCCGGGACGGGCTGGTGGTGGCCGGCTTCGGGGTGGGACACGTGCCGCCCGCGTTCGCCCCGGCGCTGGGCGCGCTCGCCGGGCGGATGCCGGTGGTGCTGACCTCGCGCACCGGCGCCGGGTCGGTGCTGCGGGACACCTACGGCGCGGTCGGCTCGGAACGGGACCTGCGGCGGCGCGGGCTGGTCGACGGCGGGCTGCTCGACCCGTACAAGGCGAAGGTGCTGCTGCGGCTGCTGCTCGCCACCGACGTCGACCCCACCGCCATCACGGAGGCGTTCACGCGCCACGGGTGA
- a CDS encoding sulfurtransferase: MSGTAELLVEPDRLAAEIDRADPPTVLDVRWRLAGPPGRDDYALGHLPGAVFVDLDTELCGRPGAAGRHPLPDPAALQAALRAAGVRAGHPVVVYDGGDGMSAARAWWTLRWAGHREVRVLHGGWPAWTAAGLPVDTGTPEPTPGDVTVAPGGLPVLDAAGAARLAAADSGVLLDVRAAPRYLGEHEPVDPVAGHVPGAVNLPAPDYVTRGRFPAAEALRERFAAAGVGGDAPVGAYCGSGVTAAQAVLALHLAGRPDAALYVGSWSEWVADPDRPVATGGTSGR; this comes from the coding sequence ATGTCCGGAACCGCAGAGCTTTTGGTCGAGCCGGACCGGCTCGCCGCCGAGATCGACCGCGCCGACCCACCCACCGTGCTCGACGTCCGCTGGCGGCTGGCCGGCCCGCCCGGCCGCGACGACTACGCCCTCGGCCACCTCCCCGGCGCCGTCTTCGTCGACCTGGACACCGAGCTGTGCGGGCGGCCCGGGGCCGCGGGCCGGCACCCGCTGCCCGACCCGGCCGCGTTGCAGGCGGCGCTGCGGGCCGCCGGCGTCCGCGCCGGTCACCCCGTGGTGGTGTACGACGGCGGCGACGGGATGTCCGCCGCGCGGGCCTGGTGGACGCTGCGCTGGGCGGGTCACCGGGAGGTGCGGGTGCTGCACGGCGGCTGGCCGGCCTGGACCGCCGCCGGCCTGCCGGTGGACACCGGGACGCCGGAGCCGACGCCCGGCGACGTGACGGTCGCCCCGGGCGGGCTGCCGGTGCTCGACGCCGCGGGGGCCGCCCGGCTCGCCGCCGCCGACTCCGGCGTGCTGCTCGACGTGCGGGCCGCGCCGCGTTACCTCGGCGAGCACGAGCCGGTCGACCCGGTCGCCGGGCACGTGCCCGGCGCGGTCAACCTGCCCGCCCCGGACTACGTCACGCGGGGCAGGTTCCCCGCCGCCGAGGCGCTGCGCGAGCGCTTCGCGGCCGCCGGGGTCGGCGGGGACGCGCCGGTCGGGGCCTACTGCGGCTCGGGGGTGACCGCCGCGCAGGCGGTGCTGGCGCTGCACCTGGCCGGCCGGCCGGACGCCGCCCTCTACGTCGGCTCGTGGAGCGAGTGGGTGGCCGACCCGGACCGTCCGGTGGCGACGGGCGGCACGTCCGGTCGGTGA
- a CDS encoding class I SAM-dependent DNA methyltransferase: MTEPHWLTETRAAYDTVAEDYARLLPDVVEPPLDRAVLAAFAETVGPDRPVLEVGCGTGRVTAHLRRLGVDVSGVDLSPGMVAVARRAYPELRFAVGSMTEPIAADGSLAGLVAWYSVIHLPPELLPEVFAGFHRALAPGGHLLLAVKAGDRLDRRERAYGHRVSYDVHWLPPQRLSAQLAAAGFVVTATVLREPVDGERQPQAFLLARRGVR, translated from the coding sequence GTGACCGAACCGCACTGGCTGACCGAGACCCGGGCCGCCTACGACACCGTCGCCGAGGACTACGCGCGGCTGCTGCCCGACGTGGTCGAGCCGCCGCTGGACCGGGCCGTGCTGGCCGCGTTCGCCGAGACGGTCGGGCCGGACCGGCCGGTGCTGGAGGTCGGCTGCGGCACCGGCCGGGTCACCGCCCACCTGCGTCGCCTCGGGGTCGACGTGAGCGGCGTCGACCTCTCGCCCGGCATGGTGGCGGTGGCCCGCCGGGCGTACCCGGAGCTGCGCTTCGCGGTCGGCTCGATGACCGAACCGATCGCCGCGGACGGGTCGCTGGCCGGGCTGGTCGCCTGGTACTCGGTGATCCACCTGCCGCCGGAGCTGCTGCCCGAGGTGTTCGCCGGCTTCCACCGGGCGCTCGCGCCCGGCGGGCACCTGCTGCTCGCCGTCAAGGCCGGCGACCGGCTCGACCGGCGGGAGCGGGCGTACGGCCACCGGGTCAGCTACGACGTGCACTGGCTGCCGCCGCAGCGGTTGTCCGCGCAGCTCGCCGCCGCCGGGTTCGTCGTCACGGCCACGGTCCTGCGTGAGCCGGTCGACGGCGAGCGGCAGCCCCAGGCGTTCCTGCTCGCGCGGCGGGGCGTCCGGTGA
- the hflX gene encoding GTPase HflX, with product MHITDRRRSLREQQETFHPYEDDALDATTGEYELSERQALRRVPGLSTELTDITEVEYRQLRLERVVLVGVWTEGTQSDADNSLTELAALAETAGSQVLEGLIQRRNRPDPATYIGRGKVDDLGAVVLATGADTVICDGELSPSQLRNLEQRTKVKVVDRTALILDIFAQHAKSKEGKAQVELAQLEYLLPRLRGWGETLSRQTGGSGRGGGAGGGVGLRGPGETKLETDRRRIRHRIARLRREIKSMTTVRQTKRARRSRNAVPAVAIAGYTNAGKSSLLNRLTGAGVLVENALFATLDPTTRRATTSDGRLYTLSDTVGFVRHLPHQIVEAFRSTLEEVGDADLVVHVVDGTHPDPEEQVRAVREVLAEVGADRLPELLAVNKTDATDEETMLRLKRLWPEAVFVSAHTGRGVDELREAIERRLPRPAVEVRAVLPYDRGDLVARVHRQGEVLSTAHLPEGTLLHVRVGQALAAELAPYRAGDRLTSEERVGAGR from the coding sequence ATGCACATAACGGACAGGAGACGCAGTTTGCGCGAGCAGCAGGAGACCTTCCACCCCTACGAGGACGACGCGCTCGACGCCACCACCGGCGAGTACGAGCTGTCGGAGCGGCAGGCGCTGCGGCGGGTCCCCGGCCTCTCCACCGAGCTGACCGACATCACCGAGGTCGAATACCGCCAGCTGCGGCTGGAGCGGGTCGTCCTGGTGGGGGTCTGGACCGAGGGCACCCAGTCCGACGCCGACAACAGCCTCACCGAGCTGGCGGCGCTGGCCGAGACGGCCGGCTCGCAGGTGCTCGAGGGGCTGATCCAGCGCCGCAACCGACCCGACCCGGCGACCTACATCGGTCGGGGCAAGGTCGACGACCTGGGCGCGGTGGTGCTCGCCACCGGCGCCGACACGGTCATCTGCGACGGTGAGCTGTCCCCGTCGCAGCTTCGTAACCTCGAGCAGCGCACCAAGGTCAAGGTGGTCGACCGCACCGCCCTGATCCTCGACATCTTCGCCCAGCACGCCAAGAGCAAGGAGGGCAAGGCGCAGGTCGAGCTGGCCCAGCTCGAATACCTGCTGCCGCGCCTGCGTGGTTGGGGTGAGACGCTCTCCCGGCAGACCGGTGGTAGCGGTCGCGGCGGCGGCGCCGGCGGCGGCGTGGGCCTGCGTGGTCCCGGTGAGACCAAGCTGGAGACCGACCGGCGTCGGATCCGGCACCGCATCGCGCGGCTGCGCCGCGAGATCAAGAGCATGACCACCGTACGCCAGACCAAGCGCGCCCGGCGGTCCCGTAACGCGGTGCCGGCGGTGGCCATCGCCGGCTACACCAACGCCGGCAAGTCCAGCCTGCTCAACCGCCTCACCGGGGCGGGCGTGCTGGTGGAGAACGCGCTGTTCGCCACGCTGGACCCGACCACCCGCCGGGCGACCACCTCCGACGGGCGGCTCTACACGCTCTCCGACACGGTCGGGTTCGTCCGGCACCTGCCGCACCAGATCGTCGAGGCGTTCCGCTCGACGCTGGAGGAGGTCGGCGACGCCGACCTGGTGGTGCACGTGGTCGACGGCACCCACCCGGATCCGGAGGAGCAGGTCCGGGCGGTCCGCGAGGTGCTCGCCGAGGTGGGCGCCGACCGGCTGCCGGAACTGCTGGCGGTCAACAAGACCGACGCCACCGACGAGGAGACGATGCTGCGGCTCAAGCGGCTCTGGCCGGAGGCGGTGTTCGTCTCGGCGCACACCGGGCGCGGGGTCGACGAGCTGCGCGAGGCGATCGAGCGCCGCCTGCCCCGGCCGGCCGTCGAGGTCCGGGCGGTGCTCCCGTACGACCGGGGTGACCTGGTTGCCCGGGTGCACCGGCAGGGTGAGGTGCTGAGCACCGCGCACCTGCCCGAGGGCACGCTGCTGCACGTGCGGGTGGGGCAGGCGCTCGCCGCCGAGCTGGCCCCGTACCGCGCGGGGGACCGGCTCACCAGCGAGGAGCGGGTGGGCGCCGGGCGGTGA
- the lexA gene encoding transcriptional repressor LexA translates to MTEDRASRQKNPQPIDGAGPPATRRPRTARSRAAQPAVRPVTPVVSSFPDPATVDLTARQRRILEFIRTWVERHGYPPSVREIGEAVGLVSPSSVAYQLKELEKKGFLRRDPNRPRAVDVRAPSDADDEAARAQRPAPAYVPMLGRIAAGGPILAEQAVEDIFPLPRELVGEGEVFMLQVKGDSMLDAAICDGDWVVVRQQPNAEVGDIVAAMLDGEATVKTYRRRDGHVWLMPQNPAFDPIPGDDATIMGRVVAVLRRI, encoded by the coding sequence GTGACCGAGGACCGGGCCAGCCGGCAGAAGAACCCGCAGCCGATCGACGGGGCGGGGCCGCCGGCGACCCGTCGCCCCCGCACCGCTCGCAGCCGCGCCGCCCAGCCGGCGGTGCGACCGGTGACGCCGGTGGTCAGCAGCTTCCCCGACCCGGCGACGGTCGACCTGACCGCCCGGCAGCGCCGGATCCTGGAGTTCATCCGCACCTGGGTGGAGCGCCACGGCTACCCGCCGAGCGTGCGTGAGATCGGCGAGGCGGTCGGCCTGGTCTCCCCGTCCAGCGTCGCGTACCAGCTCAAGGAGCTGGAGAAGAAGGGCTTCCTGCGCCGCGACCCGAACCGGCCGCGCGCCGTCGACGTCCGCGCGCCGAGCGACGCCGACGACGAGGCCGCCCGCGCCCAGCGCCCCGCCCCGGCGTACGTGCCGATGCTGGGCCGGATCGCCGCCGGTGGGCCGATCCTCGCCGAGCAGGCGGTGGAGGACATCTTCCCCCTCCCCCGCGAGCTGGTCGGTGAGGGCGAGGTCTTCATGCTCCAGGTCAAGGGCGACTCGATGCTCGACGCGGCGATCTGCGACGGCGACTGGGTGGTCGTCCGCCAGCAGCCCAACGCCGAGGTGGGTGACATCGTGGCGGCCATGCTCGACGGCGAGGCGACGGTGAAGACCTACCGGCGACGGGACGGCCACGTCTGGCTGATGCCGCAGAACCCCGCGTTCGACCCGATCCCCGGTGACGACGCCACCATCATGGGCCGCGTGGTCGCGGTGCTGCGCCGGATCTGA
- a CDS encoding DUF5522 domain-containing protein, whose protein sequence is MSDELADRPLTEPHPSRLSPTHPDRQRILAAHAAALAAGEAGYLDPETGLFVLSAGFLARRGTCCGRGCRHCPYVAD, encoded by the coding sequence GTGAGTGACGAGCTGGCGGACCGCCCGCTGACCGAGCCGCACCCGTCGCGCCTGTCGCCGACGCACCCCGACCGGCAGCGGATCCTGGCCGCGCACGCCGCCGCGCTGGCCGCCGGGGAAGCCGGCTACCTGGACCCGGAGACGGGGCTGTTCGTGCTCAGCGCCGGCTTCCTGGCCCGGCGCGGCACGTGCTGCGGGCGAGGGTGCCGGCACTGTCCGTACGTGGCCGATTAG